In Fusobacterium hwasookii, a single window of DNA contains:
- a CDS encoding ABC transporter permease/substrate-binding protein — protein MINQLIKLLTEDFEFFTNLTIEHILISLLAISIASVLGIILGIIISEYRKFSGLILGMVNILYTIPSIALLGFFITITGVGNTTALIALIIYALLPIIRSTYTGIVTINPLIIEASEGMGSTKLQQLFKVKLPLALPVLMSGIRNMVTMTIALAGIASFVGAGGLGVAIYRGITTNNSAMTFLGSLLIAILALIFDFILGLIEKRLTNHKRVKYKVNPKLIILGLFIVIFGAYFSLNSKKDKTINIATKPMTEGYILGQMLTELIEQDTDLKVNITNGVGGGTSNIHPAIVKEEFDLYPEYTGTSWEAVLKKEASYDESKFDELQKEYKEKYNLEYVNLYGFNNTYGLAVNKDIAEKYNLKTYSDLAKVSNNLIFGAEYDFFEREDGYKELQKVYDMNFKKKIDMDIGLKYQAMQDKKIDVMVIFTTDGQLAISDVVVLEDDKKMYPSYRAGTVVRSEILSEYPELKPVLEKLNNILDDKTMADLNYQVESEGKKPEDVAREYLQEKGLLEAR, from the coding sequence ATGATAAATCAATTGATAAAATTATTGACAGAAGACTTTGAATTTTTTACTAATTTAACAATAGAACATATTTTAATCTCATTGTTAGCTATAAGTATTGCAAGTGTATTAGGTATTATTTTAGGAATAATAATCAGTGAATATAGAAAATTTTCAGGGTTAATATTGGGGATGGTTAATATACTTTACACTATCCCTTCAATAGCACTATTAGGATTTTTTATTACTATCACAGGAGTTGGAAATACAACAGCACTTATTGCTTTAATAATATATGCACTTTTACCAATAATAAGAAGTACATACACAGGAATTGTAACTATAAATCCTTTGATTATTGAGGCGTCAGAGGGAATGGGAAGTACAAAATTACAACAACTATTCAAGGTTAAATTGCCATTAGCATTGCCAGTTTTGATGTCAGGTATTAGAAATATGGTTACAATGACAATAGCACTTGCAGGTATAGCCTCTTTTGTTGGAGCTGGGGGACTAGGGGTTGCAATTTATAGAGGGATAACAACTAATAATTCAGCTATGACTTTTCTAGGAAGTTTACTTATAGCAATTTTAGCTTTAATTTTTGATTTTATCTTGGGACTTATAGAAAAAAGATTGACTAATCACAAAAGAGTAAAATATAAAGTAAACCCCAAATTAATAATTTTAGGACTTTTTATAGTGATATTTGGAGCATATTTTTCATTAAATTCTAAGAAAGATAAAACTATAAATATTGCAACAAAACCTATGACAGAGGGCTATATTTTAGGACAAATGCTAACTGAACTTATTGAACAAGATACAGATTTAAAAGTTAATATCACAAATGGAGTTGGAGGAGGAACTTCCAACATACACCCTGCAATAGTTAAGGAAGAGTTTGACTTATATCCTGAATATACAGGAACTTCTTGGGAAGCGGTTTTAAAGAAAGAAGCAAGTTATGATGAAAGTAAATTTGATGAATTACAAAAAGAATATAAAGAAAAATATAATTTAGAATATGTAAATTTATATGGCTTTAATAATACCTATGGTTTGGCAGTAAATAAGGATATTGCAGAAAAATATAATTTAAAAACATATAGTGATTTAGCAAAAGTCTCAAATAATTTAATTTTTGGAGCAGAATATGATTTCTTTGAAAGAGAAGATGGGTATAAAGAATTACAAAAAGTATATGATATGAATTTTAAAAAGAAAATAGATATGGATATTGGACTTAAATACCAAGCTATGCAAGATAAGAAAATTGATGTTATGGTAATATTTACAACAGATGGACAACTAGCAATATCTGATGTAGTTGTTTTAGAAGATGATAAAAAGATGTACCCATCATATAGGGCAGGAACAGTTGTAAGAAGTGAGATTTTATCTGAATATCCAGAATTAAAACCAGTTTTAGAAAAATTAAATAATATTTTAGATGATAAAACAATGGCAGATTTGAATTATCAAGTTGAAAGTGAAGGAAAGAAACCAGAAGATGTAGCAAGAGAATATTTACAAGAAAAAGGTTTATTGGAGGCTAGATAA
- a CDS encoding ATP-binding cassette domain-containing protein, with amino-acid sequence MIEFKNISKSYGNQEIIKDFNLTIECGTFLTIIGSSGSGKTTILKMINGLIKADKGEVLINDKNIQDEDLIELRRKIGYVIQGNILFPHLTVFENIAYVLNLKKYDKKEIEKIVNEKMDMLNLSRDLKDRLPNELSGGQQQRVGIARALAANPDIILMDEPFGAVDAITRYQLQKDLKELHKKTEVTIVFITHDITEALKLGTKVLVLDKGEIQQHDIPKNICSNPKNEFVKQLLKMAEM; translated from the coding sequence ATGATAGAATTTAAAAATATTAGTAAGAGTTATGGAAATCAAGAAATAATAAAAGATTTTAATTTGACTATTGAATGTGGGACATTTTTAACTATCATAGGTTCATCAGGTTCTGGGAAAACAACAATTTTAAAGATGATAAATGGTCTTATAAAGGCAGATAAGGGTGAAGTACTTATAAATGATAAAAATATTCAAGATGAAGATTTAATTGAGCTTAGAAGAAAAATAGGCTATGTAATTCAAGGAAATATTCTATTTCCACATTTAACAGTTTTTGAAAATATTGCCTATGTATTAAATTTAAAAAAATATGATAAAAAAGAAATTGAAAAAATAGTAAATGAAAAAATGGATATGTTAAATCTTTCAAGAGATTTAAAAGATAGACTACCAAATGAGTTGTCAGGTGGACAACAACAGAGGGTTGGAATAGCAAGAGCCTTGGCAGCAAACCCTGATATAATATTGATGGATGAGCCATTTGGAGCAGTTGATGCTATCACAAGATATCAGTTACAAAAAGATTTAAAGGAATTACATAAAAAGACAGAGGTAACTATTGTCTTTATAACTCACGATATAACAGAGGCTTTAAAACTAGGAACAAAGGTTTTAGTATTAGATAAAGGAGAAATTCAACAACATGACATACCTAAAAATATTTGTTCTAATCCTAAAAATGAATTTGTAAAACAATTATTAAAAATGGCAGAGATGTAG
- a CDS encoding glutathione peroxidase codes for MKIYDFTVKNRKGEDVSLKNFEGKVLLIVNTATRCGFTPQYDELENLYEKYNKDGFEVLDFPCNQFGNQAPESDDEIHTFCQLNYKVKFDQFAKVEVNGENAIPLFKYLKEEKGFAGFDPKHKLTSILNEMLSKNDPDFAKKPDIKWNFTKFLVDKAGNVVARFEPTTSVEVIEQEIKKLLEK; via the coding sequence ATGAAAATTTATGATTTTACAGTAAAAAATAGAAAAGGTGAAGATGTTTCTTTAAAAAATTTTGAAGGGAAAGTTTTATTAATTGTTAATACTGCAACTAGATGTGGCTTTACACCTCAATATGATGAATTAGAAAATTTATATGAAAAATATAATAAAGATGGTTTTGAAGTTTTAGATTTTCCTTGTAATCAATTTGGAAACCAAGCTCCTGAAAGTGATGATGAAATTCATACTTTTTGTCAATTAAACTACAAAGTTAAATTTGATCAATTTGCAAAAGTAGAAGTTAATGGAGAAAATGCTATACCACTTTTTAAATATTTAAAAGAAGAAAAAGGTTTTGCTGGCTTTGATCCTAAACATAAACTAACTTCTATATTGAATGAAATGCTTTCAAAAAATGATCCAGATTTTGCAAAAAAGCCTGATATAAAATGGAATTTTACTAAATTTTTAGTAGATAAAGCAGGAAATGTTGTAGCAAGATTTGAACCTACAACAAGTGTTGAAGTGATAGAACAAGAAATAAAAAAATTATTAGAAAAATAA
- a CDS encoding energy-coupling factor transporter transmembrane component T family protein, translating into MNIILGEYIKKESILHKLDPRTKIIGSFSLILSFLFINTLIGYIITGILAFTLILLSKIPLKEFLKSLKYLLYILIFSSIFHILSNQDGNLLFQLGKFSIYDSGLFSALKMIFRIVFLLIFSSLLTLTTKPLDIALGLETLLSPLKKIGLPIQDFSLMISITLRFIPTILQEANTIRMAQQARGENFEGKNPFKKLYQYSLILLPLLVSVIQKVENLTLAMEARAFHCGLERTNFHKLEFTKRDYLTGIFIFLIIFLFLVLSLQHLL; encoded by the coding sequence GTGAATATAATATTAGGAGAGTATATAAAAAAAGAAAGTATATTGCATAAACTTGACCCAAGAACTAAAATCATTGGGAGTTTTTCACTTATACTTTCTTTTTTATTTATTAATACTCTTATAGGCTATATTATCACTGGAATTTTAGCTTTTACACTTATTTTACTATCTAAAATTCCCTTAAAAGAATTTTTAAAAAGTCTAAAATACCTTTTATATATTCTAATATTTTCATCCATTTTTCATATTTTATCTAATCAAGATGGAAATTTACTATTTCAACTTGGTAAATTTTCTATCTATGACAGTGGGCTTTTTTCTGCTTTAAAAATGATTTTTAGAATAGTTTTTCTTTTGATATTCTCTTCATTATTAACATTAACAACAAAACCCTTAGATATTGCCTTAGGTTTGGAAACTCTATTAAGTCCTTTAAAGAAAATTGGTTTACCTATTCAAGATTTCTCTCTTATGATTAGCATTACTTTAAGATTTATCCCTACAATCTTACAAGAGGCTAACACAATTAGAATGGCACAACAAGCAAGAGGAGAAAATTTCGAAGGAAAAAATCCTTTTAAAAAACTATATCAATATAGCTTAATTCTTCTCCCACTTTTAGTTTCTGTTATACAAAAGGTTGAAAATCTAACTTTGGCTATGGAAGCAAGAGCTTTTCATTGTGGATTGGAAAGAACTAACTTCCATAAGTTAGAATTTACAAAAAGAGATTATCTTACAGGAATTTTTATTTTTCTAATAATTTTTTTATTTCTTGTTCTATCACTTCAACACTTGTTGTAG
- a CDS encoding ATP-binding cassette domain-containing protein, with translation MKISLKNVGYEYPTFENNKNGIYNVSLEIDSHKRIAIVGHTGSGKSTLLKLIKGLLKKQTGEINIDGKIEDIGYIFQYPEHQIFETTIFKDISYGLKKLKLNEIEILKRVKKVLELVGLDKDYLYHSTLNLSGGEKRRVALAGVLVMQPQLLLLDEATVGLDPEGKEQLFKILIDWQKEENKSFLFITHDMNDVLEYAEEVIVMDKGKLLYHTSPFELFEKDSDKLESLGLELPECISFLNKLNQKLKVPIKIDGDIKEESILKAIEEKIKYKRKEQ, from the coding sequence ATGAAAATATCTCTTAAAAATGTTGGATATGAATATCCTACTTTTGAAAATAATAAAAATGGAATATATAATGTTTCCTTAGAAATAGATAGTCATAAAAGAATAGCCATTGTTGGACATACAGGGTCTGGAAAATCTACTCTTTTGAAGCTAATTAAAGGACTTTTAAAAAAGCAAACAGGAGAAATCAATATTGATGGAAAAATTGAAGATATTGGCTATATCTTTCAATATCCAGAACATCAAATTTTTGAAACTACAATTTTTAAAGATATTTCTTATGGCTTAAAAAAATTAAAATTAAATGAAATAGAAATTTTGAAAAGAGTTAAAAAAGTTTTAGAACTTGTGGGTTTAGATAAAGATTATCTTTATCATTCCACTTTAAATTTAAGTGGTGGGGAAAAAAGGAGAGTTGCTTTGGCAGGAGTTTTAGTTATGCAACCTCAACTTTTACTCTTAGATGAAGCTACTGTTGGTTTAGACCCAGAAGGAAAAGAACAACTTTTTAAAATTCTTATAGATTGGCAAAAAGAAGAGAATAAATCTTTTCTATTTATTACTCATGATATGAATGATGTTTTAGAATATGCAGAAGAAGTTATTGTTATGGATAAAGGAAAGTTACTATACCATACAAGCCCTTTTGAATTATTTGAAAAAGATAGTGATAAATTAGAAAGTTTAGGTTTAGAACTTCCTGAATGTATTAGTTTTTTAAATAAATTAAATCAAAAATTAAAAGTTCCTATAAAAATTGATGGAGATATAAAGGAAGAAAGTATTTTAAAAGCTATTGAGGAGAAAATAAAATATAAAAGGAAAGAACAGTGA
- a CDS encoding ATP-binding cassette domain-containing protein, whose protein sequence is MIQVENLAFSYQNNKIFKNLSFSIKKGEYLCIIGKNGSGKSTLAKLLAGLIFQQEGNIKISGYDTKNQKDLLEIRKLVGIIFQNPENQIINTNVFDEVIFGLENLAVPRENIKEIAENSLKAVALLEYKDRLTYQLSGGEKQRLAIASVLAMGTEILIFDEATSMLDPVGKKEVLKLMKELNSQGKTIIHITHDRNDILEATEVMILSKGEIKYQGNPYKIFEDDEFNPFLIKIKNILEKNNIKIDDKNINMEDLVRLVYENIS, encoded by the coding sequence ATGATACAAGTAGAAAATCTTGCTTTTTCATATCAAAATAATAAAATTTTTAAAAATCTCTCTTTTTCTATTAAAAAGGGAGAATATCTTTGTATTATTGGAAAAAATGGTTCTGGTAAATCTACACTGGCTAAATTACTAGCAGGACTTATTTTTCAACAAGAGGGGAACATTAAAATTTCTGGCTATGATACAAAAAATCAAAAAGATTTATTAGAAATAAGAAAATTAGTAGGAATAATATTTCAAAACCCAGAAAATCAAATTATAAATACTAATGTATTTGATGAAGTTATTTTTGGTTTAGAAAATCTTGCTGTCCCTAGGGAGAATATAAAAGAGATAGCAGAAAATTCTTTAAAAGCTGTTGCCTTACTTGAATATAAAGATAGATTGACTTATCAATTATCTGGTGGAGAAAAACAAAGACTTGCTATTGCAAGTGTTTTAGCTATGGGAACTGAAATTTTAATTTTTGATGAAGCCACTTCTATGCTTGACCCTGTTGGTAAAAAAGAAGTTTTAAAACTTATGAAAGAATTAAATTCTCAAGGAAAAACTATTATTCATATTACTCATGATAGAAATGATATTTTAGAAGCAACAGAAGTCATGATTTTATCAAAAGGAGAAATAAAATATCAAGGCAATCCTTATAAAATATTTGAAGATGATGAGTTCAATCCTTTTCTTATAAAAATAAAAAATATTTTAGAAAAAAATAATATCAAGATAGATGATAAAAATATTAATATGGAAGATTTAGTGAGGCTAGTCTATGAAAATATCTCTTAA
- a CDS encoding biotin transporter BioY, which produces MKIKNMLYAAMFAAIVAVLGLMPPIPLPFIPVPITLQTMGVMLAGSFLGKRLGFLSMLLVVVIVLLGVPILSGGRGGMAVLAGPTGGFFIVWPFAAFLIGFLVEKSWKNINIAKYIVANIIGGIILVYLVGAIYLSYITKMPIDKAFLATMAFIPGDILKAVIVSILCYKLKEISPINEVVR; this is translated from the coding sequence ATGAAAATTAAAAATATGCTTTATGCAGCAATGTTTGCAGCTATTGTTGCAGTTTTAGGTTTAATGCCACCAATTCCTTTACCTTTTATTCCAGTTCCAATAACTTTACAAACAATGGGAGTAATGCTTGCTGGAAGCTTTTTAGGTAAAAGATTAGGTTTTTTAAGTATGCTATTAGTTGTTGTGATTGTTTTATTAGGAGTACCTATTTTATCAGGTGGTAGAGGTGGAATGGCTGTTCTTGCAGGACCAACAGGAGGCTTTTTTATAGTATGGCCTTTTGCAGCATTTTTAATAGGTTTCTTAGTGGAAAAATCTTGGAAAAATATCAATATAGCAAAATATATAGTAGCAAACATTATTGGCGGAATTATTTTAGTCTACCTTGTTGGAGCAATCTATCTATCATATATTACAAAAATGCCAATAGATAAGGCTTTCTTAGCAACTATGGCTTTTATACCAGGAGATATATTAAAAGCTGTTATTGTTTCTATACTTTGCTATAAATTAAAAGAAATTAGCCCAATAAATGAAGTTGTAAGATAA
- a CDS encoding DUF4401 domain-containing protein, whose protein sequence is MFEKIKKFFLLFSVIFLIAGVTSFTAYNWASMSNVEKLAVPSVLIVVGLVAYLFLEKEIYKNLAIFFSSFMIGTLFAVYGQVYQTGADVWILFRNWAIFLIIPMVATGYYSVMTLFSIVVAIATSFYLDLYLSGAIIPFLSSLIFGIILIVYPFLQKSFKFKFNNVFYNTMIGIFYICFMASGSIAINEDDYGFIAIILYLAFVGVVYLVGYGQLKKITVKVLSITSLGVFGVAFIMRMMKNIFYTDITLYILLSLLVIIGTIAGVVKSVSKLENENIKKFTNIVVGFLKVLAFFLLIALVFSFLNLMGLQEGSLIVMAIILIVFSYFAARMLNFEKDKLEIVAFIAGLICLGIYLGSYINMKPLTILLIITIIYDVFWFTMPTRALDLLLLPLHYFLLGDFLVEKLEYTDFYYIIIFVALIIEGYFVYKKDLLSNEKIKRILCGNEITLLVMSTMWLYYMGIGMFLINAIFDLSSNAKYYDIALVVLTAIVGLFIIYREIKKPTLKIVLSVMLIALNYFAYSETLSLAITLLIMLIYAFRDSKWGLAVSTLATTYVIFVYYLGFYKTLLDKSIALSISGGLLLVAYLVLKYGFKGVEANE, encoded by the coding sequence ATGTTTGAGAAAATAAAGAAGTTTTTTCTACTTTTCTCTGTTATATTTTTAATAGCTGGAGTTACATCATTCACAGCATATAACTGGGCAAGTATGTCTAATGTTGAAAAATTAGCAGTTCCATCTGTATTAATTGTAGTTGGGCTTGTAGCTTATCTGTTTTTAGAAAAGGAAATTTATAAAAATTTAGCAATATTCTTTTCTTCATTTATGATAGGAACTTTGTTCGCAGTCTATGGACAAGTTTATCAAACAGGTGCAGATGTATGGATATTATTTAGAAACTGGGCTATATTTTTGATAATTCCAATGGTAGCAACAGGGTACTATTCTGTAATGACTTTATTTAGTATAGTTGTAGCAATAGCAACAAGTTTTTATTTAGACTTATATTTATCAGGGGCTATTATTCCATTTTTATCTTCTTTAATTTTTGGAATAATACTAATAGTATATCCATTTTTACAAAAAAGTTTTAAATTTAAATTCAATAATGTTTTCTATAATACAATGATAGGAATATTCTATATATGCTTTATGGCAAGTGGTTCTATTGCAATCAATGAAGATGATTATGGTTTTATTGCAATAATATTATATTTAGCATTTGTAGGAGTAGTTTATTTAGTAGGATATGGACAACTTAAAAAGATAACAGTGAAGGTACTTTCTATAACATCACTTGGAGTTTTTGGAGTAGCTTTTATTATGAGAATGATGAAAAATATATTCTATACAGATATAACTCTATATATTTTATTATCTTTACTTGTTATTATAGGAACTATAGCTGGAGTAGTTAAATCTGTTTCAAAATTAGAAAATGAAAATATTAAAAAGTTTACAAATATAGTTGTAGGTTTCTTAAAAGTGTTAGCATTTTTCTTGCTTATAGCTTTGGTATTTTCTTTTTTAAATTTAATGGGCTTACAAGAGGGTTCTCTTATAGTAATGGCTATTATTTTAATAGTTTTTTCATATTTTGCCGCAAGAATGCTTAATTTTGAGAAAGATAAACTAGAAATAGTTGCATTTATTGCAGGACTTATATGTCTTGGAATATACTTAGGTTCTTATATAAATATGAAACCGTTAACTATACTATTAATTATTACAATTATTTATGATGTGTTTTGGTTCACTATGCCAACAAGAGCATTAGATTTACTTCTATTGCCTTTACATTATTTCTTATTAGGAGATTTTCTTGTTGAAAAATTAGAGTATACAGATTTTTATTATATAATTATCTTTGTAGCTCTTATTATAGAAGGATATTTTGTATATAAGAAAGATTTACTTTCAAATGAAAAAATTAAAAGAATTTTATGTGGAAATGAAATTACATTACTTGTAATGTCAACTATGTGGCTTTATTATATGGGAATAGGAATGTTCTTAATAAATGCAATTTTTGATCTGTCAAGTAATGCTAAATATTATGATATTGCATTAGTTGTACTTACTGCAATAGTTGGATTATTTATAATATATAGAGAAATTAAGAAACCAACTTTAAAAATAGTTCTATCTGTTATGTTGATAGCTTTAAATTATTTTGCATATTCAGAAACTTTAAGTTTGGCTATTACTCTATTAATAATGTTAATTTATGCTTTCAGAGATAGTAAATGGGGACTTGCAGTTTCTACTTTGGCAACAACTTATGTAATTTTTGTTTATTATCTTGGTTTTTATAAAACATTACTTGATAAGTCAATAGCTCTTAGTATTTCAGGAGGATTACTTCTAGTAGCTTATTTAGTATTGAAATATGGATTCAAAGGGGTTGAGGCTAATGAGTAA
- a CDS encoding GDYXXLXY domain-containing protein, whose translation MSNSIKKILLIINIVILFVVTGFSANKEESYKKLDSYFYLELTPVDPRSLLQGDYMTLNYDITDKASDFIYNNRTYIYDGENENEVDEIRELRKLADAKRAYIAVRLDENKVAKFVKITKEKTDEKDLLFIAYKTDGFNVNINANSYLFQEGTGDKYENARYSKVVLVGNKLRLIDLRDKDFKEIE comes from the coding sequence ATGAGTAATAGTATAAAAAAAATACTTTTAATTATAAATATTGTAATTCTTTTTGTAGTAACAGGTTTTTCTGCAAATAAAGAGGAAAGTTATAAAAAATTAGATAGTTATTTCTATTTGGAACTTACACCTGTTGACCCTCGTTCACTTTTGCAAGGTGACTATATGACTTTAAATTATGATATTACAGATAAAGCTAGTGATTTTATATATAATAATAGAACATATATTTATGATGGAGAAAATGAGAACGAAGTTGATGAAATAAGAGAATTAAGAAAGTTAGCAGATGCTAAAAGAGCATATATAGCAGTTCGTTTGGATGAAAATAAGGTAGCTAAATTTGTAAAAATTACAAAAGAAAAAACAGATGAAAAAGACCTACTTTTTATAGCTTATAAGACAGATGGTTTTAATGTAAATATTAATGCTAATAGTTATTTATTCCAAGAAGGAACTGGAGATAAATATGAAAATGCTCGTTATTCAAAGGTTGTGTTAGTAGGGAATAAATTAAGATTGATTGATTTAAGAGATAAGGATTTTAAAGAAATTGAATAA
- a CDS encoding inorganic diphosphatase, which yields MLKDIENYRFYLNKDLLVKVDRKLGEKHPNFDFIYPVNYGYIPNTLSEDNEEIDAYILGVFYPVDEFQGICKAIICRYDDNENKLIVVPKDKNYTIEQIEALLEFQERFFKHKIIIE from the coding sequence ATGTTAAAGGATATAGAAAATTATAGATTTTATCTTAATAAAGATCTTTTAGTAAAAGTTGATAGAAAATTAGGAGAAAAACATCCAAACTTTGATTTTATATATCCTGTTAATTATGGATATATTCCTAATACTTTAAGTGAAGATAATGAAGAAATAGATGCTTATATTTTAGGAGTTTTTTATCCTGTTGATGAATTTCAAGGAATTTGTAAAGCTATTATTTGTAGATATGATGACAATGAAAATAAATTAATTGTAGTACCAAAAGATAAAAACTATACAATAGAGCAAATCGAGGCTTTATTAGAATTTCAAGAAAGATTTTTTAAACATAAAATAATTATAGAATAG
- a CDS encoding FAD-dependent oxidoreductase has protein sequence MKKIYDLSLIERNEVAENTIELIFTKPSDYDFKIGQYTFLDVAHKGENKIARALSIASHPDENILRFVMRTSDSDFKTRCLEMKKGDSATVTQATGSFGFKFSDKEIVFLISGIGIAPIVPMLMELEKINYQGKVSLFYSNRTLAKTTYHERLQDFNIKNYNYNPVFTGIQPRINIDLLKEKLDDIYDAHYYIIGTGEFIKTMKTLLEENHINKDHYLVDNFG, from the coding sequence ATGAAAAAAATTTATGATTTAAGTTTGATTGAAAGAAATGAAGTAGCAGAAAATACTATTGAATTAATTTTCACTAAACCAAGTGATTATGATTTCAAAATAGGACAATATACATTTTTAGATGTTGCTCATAAGGGAGAAAATAAAATTGCGAGAGCACTATCAATAGCTTCTCATCCTGATGAAAATATTTTAAGATTTGTTATGAGAACTAGTGACAGTGATTTTAAAACTAGATGTCTTGAAATGAAGAAAGGTGATTCTGCAACTGTTACTCAAGCAACTGGAAGTTTTGGTTTTAAATTCTCTGATAAGGAAATTGTATTTTTAATTTCAGGTATAGGTATTGCTCCAATTGTACCAATGCTTATGGAGCTTGAAAAAATAAATTATCAAGGTAAAGTTAGCTTATTCTATTCTAATAGAACTTTAGCTAAAACTACTTATCATGAAAGATTACAAGATTTTAATATTAAAAATTATAATTATAATCCTGTATTTACTGGTATACAACCTAGAATAAATATAGATTTATTAAAAGAAAAATTAGATGATATCTATGATGCACACTACTATATTATTGGTACAGGTGAATTTATAAAGACTATGAAAACACTTTTAGAGGAAAATCATATAAATAAAGACCATTATTTAGTTGATAATTTTGGGTAG